The stretch of DNA GCTCTAAAAATTTATTTGTTAGCTCCTCGTAGCCCTTTGCGTCAAGGTCGCGGTCTAAAATTTGAGCAAATTTAGCCAAAATTTCTTTGCTATTTTCATTTATAAATTTAGCCCAAGCTTTCTCATCGTAGCTTTTTGGAGCGTTGATGATCGCATTTGCACTATTTGCCATTTCGATTAGTGTCTTTGATCTCTCACGGAGCGAATTTAGAAGTAGCTCACCCTTTACCAAAGCCTTAAAATCCACGCCAAATTCAAGCATATCTTGTGCTAGCCTCTCGTAAGGTAAAGTCTTAATGTAGTGAGAATTTAGCCAGTCAAGCTTTTGAGCGTTGTAAGTGCTTGAGCTTTTGTTGATGTCGTTTGGATTAAAGTATTTAAGCATATCCTTAATAGTAAAAATCTCATCATCGCCGTGGCTCCAACCAAGACGAACGAGAAAATTTAAGAGTGCTTCAGGCAAATAGCCCATCTTTTTATACTCCATAACGTCAGTTGCGCCGTGCCTTTTGCTAAGCTTTTTGCCATCCTCGCCGTTTATCATCGCGACGTGATAAAATTTTGGTACCTTAAAGCCAAGCGCCTCGTAAAGAACGATCTGTTTTGGGGTATTTGATAGGTGGTCATCGCCGCGGATGACGTCTGTTACACCCATTAGCGCGTCATCTATCACAACTGTGAAGTTATAGGTCGGTGTGCCATCGCTTCTAGCGATGATGAAGTCGTCTAAGATATCTTCAACCTTAAATTTAACCTCGCCCTTTATGCCATCATGTATGACAATCTCGCCGCTAAGTGGGGCTTTTATACGGATGACTGGCTCTATGCCAGCTGGAGGAGTGCCAGTAAAATCTCTATATCTGTTGTCATATTTTGGACGCTCTTTTCTTGCCTCTTGGCTAGCTCTAAGCTCTTCAAGCTCATCCTTGCTCATGTAGCATTTATAGGCTTTGCCCTCATCAAGAAGCTTTTTAACATACTCTTTGTAAAGATCAAACCTCTTTGACTGATAGGTCACCTCGCCGTCGTGATCTAGCTTGCACCAAGCAAATGCCTCTTTTATGGCTTGCGTGGCTTCTTCTGAGTTTCGTTTTAGATCAGTATCTTCGATGCGAAGTAAAAATTTTCCATTATTAGCTCTTGCATATAAATAATTATAAAGGGCTGTCCTAAGTCCGCCTATATGTAGGTATCCAGTAGGCGAAGGAGCAAATCTAGTAACTATCATTTTGTGCCTTATTTTTATGTTATAATTGCCCAAAATTATATTTACTAAATACTTAAATAAAGGTTTTATTATGAAAAAATTGCTCTTTTTGGCTGCTGGCATGCTAAGTGCTTTAAATTTATATTCGGCTCAGATGATAAACGGTATCGCAGCTATTGTAGAGAACGAACCAATCACGCTTTATGAAGTTTATAGCTTAAAAGAGCAGCTAAGAGCTAGTGAACAAGATGCCTTAAATTTACTCATAAGAGATAGGCTCGAAGATGCTCAGATAAAAAATTTAAACATTAGCGTAACGCCATTTGAGCTAAACGATAGAATCGAATCAATCGCAAAGCAAAATGGCATGACAAATTCGCAGTTTAGAAGCTCTATCCAAGCTCAAGGCATGGACTTTTTGGAGTTTAAAAACAACATAGAAAAAAAGATGCTTCAAGAAAAGCTTTATAAAAGTATCTTGGCTGAAGCTGGCAAAAATGTAAATGAGCAAAAAGCAAAGATGTATTTTGATGCTAATCCTGATAAATTTAAGGTCTTTAGCACCGCTAGAGTCGTAGTTTATAGAGCAAAAGATCCTGAGCTACTTGAGGCTCAAAAGACAAGTCCGAAGCTACTAGACGGCGTGCAAACACAAGAGGTTAGTTTGGACTATCAAAGCATAGATCCAAGGCTTGCTGCGATCATCTCAAGCACAAATAACGGTGACTACACACAGCCTTTGCAAGGGCCTGACAGCTTTGATATGTTTTTAGTAAAAGAGAAGATCGGCTCATACACACCAAGCTTTGCAGACGTTAAGGATAATGTTATAAATGAGCTTTATCAAGGTGAGCAAGAAAAACTTATGGCTGATTATTTTGATAAACTCCGCGCAAAAGCAAAGATTCAAATTCTAAGATAAACTTGGTTTTAGCCATCTTTTGGTGGCTAAATTTCCCACCTCATTTTACACAGTAAAAGATTACACCGCCAAAGATAGCGGTGTAAATTTAGTTAAAACGTATAATGCATATTTATCATGAACGATCTCTCATCACCAGGTCTTGAGTCTGAACGCCAGTATTTTTTATTTAAGATATTATTTATTGCCAGTGTTATTTGAGCGTGTTCATTAAAGTTATATCCAGCACTTGCATCAAGCCTTACAAAGCCGGGCAAGTGTTGATCGGTTACGCTTGTTTTATTTACTTGGTAACTATATCTTTTAGAGTACCCGGTTACGCCACTTTCGACATACCATTTATCATTTTTAGCATATCTTAAAAAAACATTGCCCTGCCAGTTAGTTGTATTGTTTAGACTAAGTTTTTCATTTAATGGATTTGACTTATCATTTACGATGATGGCTCTCATGTATCCAAGTGAGCTTCTAAGATATAAATTTTCATAAATTTGACCCAAGATATTTAGCTCTATACCACGACTTCGCTCTTTACCACGCTGCGCCCAAGTATATGGATCATTTGTAGGATCTGGTCTATATCTTATATTATTATGCTCGATCTGAAATATCGCTAGGTTTGAGCTAAATTTATTATCAGCCCATGTGCTTTTTAAGCCGATCTCGTATTGCTCGTTATTTTGTGGTTTTAGATCAAGCATTGACGTATTGTCTGTACTTATACCTATATTTCCACGACCACCATAAGGTGCAAAGCTCTTTGAGTATGAGGCGTATGCGGTATGTTCTGGCAAAAAGTCCCACAGTAAGCCTACTCTTGGACTAAAAGAGTGCCCTTTGTAGCTATTTGTCATATCTGCAATATTTCTTGTTTTAAACTTATAAAAGTCAAACCTACTGCCAAGAAGTAGCCTATATTTGTCATCTAAGCTTATTAGATCTTCTAAAAATACTCCATTATTTATAGCTTTGTGTTTGTTGTCGGTCGTAAGCGGCATGTAACCCACACTACCCCAACTTGATCTTGATGCGTATGGATTTATGGTCACACTTTTGTCTTTATCGTACCAAAGCCTTGGATGACGAGTTTCTACGCTGTTGTCGTATCCAAAAGTAAGATTATGCTTAAATCTTGTAAATTCAAGATCTTTTGTAAGTGTTATAGAATTTGAGAGTGTGTCATTATCAGTTTGTTGTTTAGCATAGTTTTGCTTTAGTCTATTTCCAGGCATGATGGTACCACTAAAATAATGATCAAAATTTTGACTAGCTTTTCTGTATCCAAAAACCCATTTTAAATTTAGCTCTTTTGCCAGCTCGGCATTTAGCTCAGTGCGGAAAAGTGAAGTTTGTCTTCTGTAAAGTCACCATCGTGAGAAAATCCCTTTGTATAGTCGATACCAAGTTTGTCATAGACACTTTTTGTCGGCATTCTATCAGGTACACGCCAAGCATTATCATATGTGTATTGCGCCTCAAAG from Campylobacter concisus encodes:
- the gltX gene encoding glutamate--tRNA ligase produces the protein MIVTRFAPSPTGYLHIGGLRTALYNYLYARANNGKFLLRIEDTDLKRNSEEATQAIKEAFAWCKLDHDGEVTYQSKRFDLYKEYVKKLLDEGKAYKCYMSKDELEELRASQEARKERPKYDNRYRDFTGTPPAGIEPVIRIKAPLSGEIVIHDGIKGEVKFKVEDILDDFIIARSDGTPTYNFTVVIDDALMGVTDVIRGDDHLSNTPKQIVLYEALGFKVPKFYHVAMINGEDGKKLSKRHGATDVMEYKKMGYLPEALLNFLVRLGWSHGDDEIFTIKDMLKYFNPNDINKSSSTYNAQKLDWLNSHYIKTLPYERLAQDMLEFGVDFKALVKGELLLNSLRERSKTLIEMANSANAIINAPKSYDEKAWAKFINENSKEILAKFAQILDRDLDAKGYEELTNKFLEQNGLKLKDLAQALRIALTGSSVSPSIFEVLEVVGSSETKNRIQNLLKEEK
- a CDS encoding peptidylprolyl isomerase; translated protein: MKKLLFLAAGMLSALNLYSAQMINGIAAIVENEPITLYEVYSLKEQLRASEQDALNLLIRDRLEDAQIKNLNISVTPFELNDRIESIAKQNGMTNSQFRSSIQAQGMDFLEFKNNIEKKMLQEKLYKSILAEAGKNVNEQKAKMYFDANPDKFKVFSTARVVVYRAKDPELLEAQKTSPKLLDGVQTQEVSLDYQSIDPRLAAIISSTNNGDYTQPLQGPDSFDMFLVKEKIGSYTPSFADVKDNVINELYQGEQEKLMADYFDKLRAKAKIQILR
- a CDS encoding TonB-dependent receptor → MAKELNLKWVFGYRKASQNFDHYFSGTIMPGNRLKQNYAKQQTDNDTLSNSITLTKDLEFTRFKHNLTFGYDNSVETRHPRLWYDKDKSVTINPYASRSSWGSVGYMPLTTDNKHKAINNGVFLEDLISLDDKYRLLLGSRFDFYKFKTRNIADMTNSYKGHSFSPRVGLLWDFLPEHTAYASYSKSFAPYGGRGNIGISTDNTSMLDLKPQNNEQYEIGLKSTWADNKFSSNLAIFQIEHNNIRYRPDPTNDPYTWAQRGKERSRGIELNILGQIYENLYLRSSLGYMRAIIVNDKSNPLNEKLSLNNTTNWQGNVFLRYAKNDKWYVESGVTGYSKRYSYQVNKTSVTDQHLPGFVRLDASAGYNFNEHAQITLAINNILNKKYWRSDSRPGDERSFMINMHYTF